The following are encoded in a window of Candidatus Moraniibacteriota bacterium genomic DNA:
- a CDS encoding queuosine precursor transporter, with protein MKQYKYLGLITALYITFQLVSDITAGKIVQLGIFTVSATVLYFPFTYIFADVLTEVYGYAKARSVVWMVLLASVLAGVIYSIVVLLPPAAGFDANSAYVRVLGQVPRILFGGWIAVWAGGILNDYVLAKMKIWTKGKYLWTRTIGSTVVGEGVNTILFYVIALYAVIPTNLLVASILSGWLLKVVVEVIMTPVTYKVVEKLKKAENEDYYDYETNFNPLKLES; from the coding sequence ATGAAGCAATACAAATACCTTGGGCTAATTACAGCATTGTATATTACTTTTCAGCTTGTTTCTGATATTACGGCTGGCAAAATTGTTCAACTTGGAATTTTTACAGTATCCGCAACAGTTTTATATTTTCCTTTCACTTACATTTTTGCTGACGTGCTAACGGAAGTTTATGGTTATGCCAAAGCAAGAAGTGTTGTGTGGATGGTTTTGCTTGCCTCTGTATTGGCTGGTGTGATTTATTCTATTGTGGTTTTACTTCCGCCCGCCGCTGGATTTGATGCAAACAGTGCGTATGTTCGTGTTTTGGGACAAGTGCCTCGAATTTTGTTTGGTGGCTGGATCGCGGTCTGGGCTGGTGGAATTTTAAATGACTATGTTTTGGCAAAAATGAAAATATGGACGAAAGGAAAATATTTATGGACTAGGACTATTGGCTCAACTGTTGTCGGAGAAGGAGTGAACACAATTTTATTTTATGTGATTGCGCTTTATGCTGTGATTCCGACCAACCTGCTTGTGGCTTCGATATTGTCTGGCTGGCTTCTGAAAGTTGTAGTTGAAGTTATTATGACTCCCGTTACTTACAAAGTTGTGGAGAAATTGAAGAAAGCTGAAAATGAAGATTATTACGATTATGAAACTAACTTCAACCCTCTGAAATTGGAATCATAA
- a CDS encoding phage holin family protein translates to MILFRWLFTAGLFLIISRYIPGIEVQSFSTALILAFFWGVVNVLLKPLLIFFTLPLNIVTLGLFLFVINGFLFWFLSTFIKGFEVEGFGYAILGAMILSLGSLIFNTLLKDSKKDHNVPLNSK, encoded by the coding sequence ATGATTCTTTTTCGTTGGTTATTCACTGCTGGTTTATTTCTTATTATTTCTCGTTATATTCCTGGTATAGAAGTGCAGAGTTTTTCTACGGCTTTAATCTTGGCATTTTTTTGGGGAGTGGTAAATGTTCTTTTGAAGCCGTTATTGATATTTTTTACCCTACCTTTGAATATTGTTACTTTGGGATTATTCCTTTTTGTGATAAATGGTTTTCTTTTCTGGTTTCTCTCAACCTTTATTAAAGGATTTGAAGTAGAAGGTTTTGGGTATGCTATTCTTGGTGCAATGATACTTTCTTTGGGAAGTCTAATTTTTAATACGTTACTTAAGGATTCAAAGAAGGATCATAATGTTCCTTTGAATAGTAAATAA
- a CDS encoding HIT family protein yields MVCDFCSQDVIAKQEIFRTKFFRVLYPRNPIIPRHFLIIPIRHLQYSFELNNNESKDLTHIQNSIFKKLQSKENCCGYNFSTNNGEKAGQEIKHCHFHIFARFKNEERSPFMLMGKNRDKKFSSKNFDKNISDLRSMFQSDHIL; encoded by the coding sequence ATGGTCTGCGACTTTTGTTCACAAGATGTAATTGCAAAACAAGAAATTTTTAGAACTAAATTTTTTAGAGTTTTGTATCCACGTAATCCAATAATTCCAAGACATTTTCTTATTATCCCGATTAGGCATTTGCAATATTCCTTTGAGCTTAACAATAATGAATCAAAAGACCTTACACATATTCAAAATTCAATATTTAAGAAACTACAAAGTAAAGAAAATTGTTGCGGTTATAATTTTTCTACAAACAATGGTGAAAAAGCAGGTCAAGAAATAAAACACTGTCATTTCCATATATTCGCTCGATTTAAAAATGAAGAACGAAGTCCTTTTATGTTAATGGGTAAAAACCGTGATAAAAAATTTAGTTCTAAAAATTTTGATAAAAATATATCTGATTTACGTTCAATGTTTCAATCCGACCATATTTTATAA
- a CDS encoding YdeI/OmpD-associated family protein, whose protein sequence is MKKIEIATGVVHEVPEDMEKGLVSNLDLLSKWNKLTPLARNEWICWVTIVKTTETRKGHIDRLSAEIMEGKKRPCCWPGCPHRRESAKKWFKDYKEGNNMKPPIELFIESKVLPEYQSIVVKFRALIKKEFSDLKEEMRGGTEKYYGVPVYRNKRIVITLSPTKRGITFSFSDGKKFEDKYSLLEGEGNKSLNLRLSKAKDYKDEILRYYIKQAIAFDS, encoded by the coding sequence ATGAAAAAAATAGAAATTGCCACAGGAGTTGTTCATGAAGTACCAGAAGATATGGAAAAAGGTCTGGTTTCCAATTTAGATTTGCTTTCTAAGTGGAACAAGCTCACCCCTCTTGCTCGTAATGAGTGGATTTGCTGGGTTACTATTGTAAAAACCACAGAAACACGCAAAGGACATATTGACCGCTTATCAGCCGAAATTATGGAGGGAAAGAAAAGACCTTGTTGCTGGCCTGGTTGTCCTCATCGCAGAGAGAGTGCAAAAAAATGGTTCAAAGATTATAAGGAGGGAAATAATATGAAACCACCTATTGAATTATTCATTGAATCAAAAGTTTTACCTGAATATCAATCCATTGTTGTTAAATTCAGGGCGCTCATAAAAAAAGAATTTTCTGATCTTAAAGAAGAAATGCGTGGAGGAACCGAGAAATATTATGGTGTTCCTGTTTATAGAAATAAACGAATAGTTATAACACTTAGCCCAACAAAAAGAGGCATCACTTTTTCTTTTTCCGATGGTAAAAAATTTGAAGATAAATATTCGCTACTTGAAGGAGAAGGCAACAAAAGTCTGAATCTTAGGTTAAGTAAAGCTAAGGATTATAAAGATGAAATATTGAGATATTATATCAAACAAGCAATTGCATTTGATTCATAG
- a CDS encoding VOC family protein, whose amino-acid sequence MKIRKAAWFEIYVDDMDKATKFYEAVFDTKLEPLGDPSDQNTIMMSFPGDMETYGAAGALVKMEGFNAGGNSTLIYFHSEDCITEESRVISAGGKIVKPKMSIGEYGFISLCLDSEGNMFGLHSME is encoded by the coding sequence ATGAAAATAAGAAAAGCAGCTTGGTTTGAAATATATGTAGATGACATGGACAAAGCCACAAAGTTCTATGAGGCGGTGTTTGACACCAAACTAGAACCACTGGGAGATCCATCTGACCAAAACACAATAATGATGAGCTTTCCTGGAGACATGGAAACTTATGGTGCAGCGGGAGCACTGGTAAAAATGGAAGGGTTTAACGCAGGTGGCAATAGCACCCTCATATACTTTCACTCTGAAGACTGCATAACAGAAGAATCGAGAGTAATCTCTGCTGGTGGGAAAATTGTCAAACCTAAAATGAGTATCGGTGAATACGGTTTTATTTCACTTTGCTTGGACTCTGAAGGAAACATGTTCGGTCTTCACTCGATGGAGTAA
- a CDS encoding ribonuclease H-like domain-containing protein translates to MSTLVLDIETKGESYDEMDEPTREALTRWIDRETNDPKEHEELLTYVKEGMGFSPLTGEIIALGLLDVEKNKSVVYFQAPGEVFGEFQENGVLFKQMDEAKMLFHFWKGVQKYSTLVTFNGRSFDVPFLMVRSAVHSIRPTKNFLSNRYMSLQRSEAKHVDLQEELSFYGALRRKGSLHLWCRAFGIESPKIQGVSGNDVSRLFAQKQYKDIARYNVRDIEATRDLYIHWKKYLHFDYDNRR, encoded by the coding sequence ATGTCTACTCTCGTATTAGATATTGAGACGAAAGGAGAGTCCTACGATGAAATGGACGAACCTACCAGGGAAGCATTAACTCGCTGGATTGATCGAGAGACAAATGACCCTAAGGAACATGAAGAATTACTCACGTATGTAAAGGAGGGTATGGGATTTTCTCCACTTACAGGAGAAATTATTGCTTTAGGACTTTTGGATGTAGAGAAGAATAAATCAGTTGTTTATTTTCAAGCTCCCGGAGAAGTATTTGGCGAATTTCAAGAGAATGGTGTACTGTTCAAACAGATGGATGAAGCGAAGATGCTTTTTCATTTTTGGAAAGGAGTTCAAAAGTACTCAACACTGGTTACCTTTAATGGAAGAAGTTTTGATGTCCCTTTTCTTATGGTAAGAAGTGCTGTGCATAGCATTAGACCAACGAAAAACTTTCTTTCCAATCGTTATATGAGTTTGCAACGATCTGAAGCTAAGCATGTAGATCTTCAAGAAGAATTAAGTTTTTATGGAGCCCTTCGTCGAAAAGGATCACTTCATCTCTGGTGCCGAGCATTTGGTATAGAAAGTCCGAAAATTCAAGGGGTTTCAGGTAATGATGTCTCCCGATTATTCGCACAAAAGCAATATAAAGATATTGCTCGTTATAATGTTAGAGATATCGAAGCGACGAGAGATTTATATATTCATTGGAAAAAATACTTACATTTTGATTATGATAATAGACGTTGA
- a CDS encoding sugar transferase, with the protein MKRSELFFSGIQVPIDFLAIALAATTAYWIRNIPEVIIFNNRLYEFSYGDYINVVLLIIPFLLGIFAFEGLYSIRITRSFISEIGRVFRALSIGLVIVIVMIFLQNEWFASRFIILATWILATFYVVIFRFILLFIQRQLLLRRGIGVHRVLLINGSEKTKFFSRVLGSIPKLGYRVVDIVEGINLRQIKDVRKKMGIDEIILCDPSVPDDLQEKLIDYCSIHNIGYLYVPTSIQASKIRLRTFEGEPVFEVTHTPLDGWGKILKRIFDIVASSLLILLSFPIMMIIAILIKLEDPDGPIVFKNDRVGADGKIFRLFKFRYMKWRYSTSVENPHYEEALAYEKELIKKRNTRKGPIYKIKDDPRKTRIGKIIERLSLDELPQFFNVWLGSMSLVGPRPHQNREVEKYREYHRRLLTIKPGITGMAQVSGRSDLDFEDEFRLDLFYIENWSLSLDILLCLRTIKVLATRRKNS; encoded by the coding sequence ATGAAACGATCCGAACTTTTTTTTAGTGGTATTCAGGTTCCGATCGACTTTTTAGCTATTGCCCTTGCTGCCACTACGGCATACTGGATTCGAAATATTCCAGAGGTTATTATTTTTAATAATCGTCTTTATGAGTTTTCTTATGGCGATTATATAAATGTCGTTCTTTTGATCATTCCTTTTCTTTTAGGAATTTTTGCATTTGAAGGGCTGTATAGCATACGAATTACGAGATCTTTTATTTCTGAAATAGGAAGAGTTTTTCGCGCTCTTAGTATAGGATTGGTTATTGTGATTGTAATGATATTTCTTCAGAATGAATGGTTTGCTTCTCGTTTTATTATTTTAGCTACATGGATTTTAGCAACTTTCTATGTTGTTATTTTTCGTTTTATTCTTCTTTTTATACAGAGACAACTTCTTTTGCGAAGAGGCATTGGTGTTCATAGAGTTCTTCTTATAAACGGAAGTGAGAAAACGAAATTTTTTTCTCGTGTTTTAGGAAGTATTCCCAAACTTGGATATCGTGTCGTAGATATTGTCGAGGGTATTAATCTTCGTCAAATTAAAGATGTTCGAAAAAAAATGGGTATAGATGAAATTATTCTTTGTGATCCTAGTGTTCCTGATGATCTTCAGGAAAAACTTATTGATTATTGTTCTATTCACAATATTGGTTATTTATATGTTCCCACAAGTATACAAGCGTCGAAAATACGACTACGAACATTTGAAGGTGAACCAGTTTTTGAAGTCACACATACACCTTTAGATGGTTGGGGAAAAATTCTCAAACGCATTTTTGATATCGTGGCATCTTCTTTATTGATTTTACTTTCTTTCCCTATCATGATGATTATCGCGATTCTTATCAAATTAGAAGATCCTGATGGACCTATTGTTTTTAAAAATGATAGAGTCGGTGCAGATGGAAAAATATTTCGACTTTTTAAATTTCGTTATATGAAATGGAGGTATAGCACATCAGTGGAAAATCCTCATTATGAAGAAGCACTTGCTTATGAAAAGGAACTTATTAAAAAGAGAAATACAAGAAAGGGTCCTATTTATAAAATTAAAGATGATCCCAGAAAGACACGTATAGGAAAAATTATCGAGCGTCTTTCTCTTGATGAGCTCCCTCAATTTTTTAATGTATGGTTGGGAAGTATGAGTTTAGTAGGTCCCAGACCTCACCAAAATAGGGAAGTTGAAAAGTATCGAGAATACCACAGAAGACTCCTTACTATAAAACCTGGTATAACGGGGATGGCACAGGTTTCAGGAAGAAGTGATTTGGATTTTGAGGACGAGTTTAGATTAGACCTTTTTTATATTGAAAATTGGTCGCTTTCCCTTGATATTCTTCTTTGTTTAAGAACTATAAAAGTTCTTGCAACGAGACGAAAAAATTCTTAA
- a CDS encoding nucleoside triphosphate pyrophosphohydrolase has translation MKFEKLVRDNIPDIIKKDGKEPVTRIVEGKEYEEALTRKLHEEVSEFLENPCVEEAADILEVLHAICALKGEDLKTLEDVRQKKMEDRGGFKHGIFLESAE, from the coding sequence ATGAAATTTGAAAAACTAGTGAGAGACAATATTCCTGACATTATTAAAAAAGATGGTAAAGAGCCAGTCACTCGCATTGTGGAAGGTAAAGAGTACGAGGAGGCTTTGACGCGAAAATTGCATGAAGAAGTTAGTGAGTTTTTGGAAAATCCATGCGTAGAAGAAGCTGCGGATATTTTAGAAGTTTTGCATGCAATTTGCGCTCTGAAAGGTGAGGATTTAAAAACGCTGGAGGATGTTCGCCAGAAAAAAATGGAAGACCGTGGAGGTTTCAAGCATGGGATATTTCTAGAAAGCGCGGAATAA
- a CDS encoding GNAT family N-acetyltransferase encodes MVIKFKNQLRGDRLLLKRTRPTLEMAETIFKVVDENRKHLEPWFSWTALTLKVEDSLKYLFDKEEETKKGKKVEYGLFVNNEHIGNISIFDMNEKEKSGEIGYWLSSSHTRNGYMTEAVKILEKEVFEKMELNRIQIRCDEKNEASSGVAKKCGYVYEGKYREDSFSEHFNNFRNTLVFSKLKSEYKKK; translated from the coding sequence ATGGTAATAAAATTCAAAAATCAACTTAGAGGTGATAGATTACTTTTAAAAAGAACAAGGCCAACTTTAGAAATGGCTGAAACTATATTTAAAGTAGTAGACGAAAATCGTAAACATTTAGAACCTTGGTTCTCTTGGACCGCACTAACTTTGAAAGTAGAGGATAGTCTGAAATATTTATTTGATAAAGAGGAGGAAACAAAAAAAGGAAAAAAAGTTGAATATGGTCTTTTTGTAAATAATGAGCATATAGGAAACATTTCTATTTTTGATATGAATGAAAAAGAAAAATCCGGTGAAATTGGCTATTGGTTATCTTCTTCTCATACAAGAAATGGTTATATGACAGAAGCAGTAAAGATACTTGAAAAAGAAGTTTTTGAAAAAATGGAATTAAACAGAATTCAAATAAGGTGTGATGAAAAAAATGAAGCTTCTTCCGGAGTAGCTAAAAAATGTGGTTATGTATATGAGGGTAAATATAGAGAAGATTCTTTTAGTGAGCATTTTAACAATTTTCGTAATACATTAGTTTTTTCAAAATTAAAATCAGAATATAAAAAGAAATAA